In the genome of Cronobacter malonaticus LMG 23826, one region contains:
- the tolA gene encoding cell envelope integrity protein TolA: MAKATEQNDKLKRAIIISVVLHVLLIALLIWSSFDEHINEDAAGGGGGSAIDAVMVDPGAVVQQYNRQQQQQASAKQAAEQREKQAQQQEEELREKQAAEQERLKKLEQERLEAQEKAQQQAEQQKQAEEAAKRAQEQQKQAEEAAAKAAADAKAKADAQAKAAEEAAKKAAADAQKKAQEEAAKAAAAAKKAQEEAEKKAAADAAKKAQQDAEKKAAAEAAKKAAAEKAAAEKAAAAEKAAAEKAAAEKKAAAAEKAAAEKAAAEKAAADKKAAAEKAAAKKAAAAKAAAEKAAAAEGVDDLLGDLSSGKNAPKTGGGAKGSNAAPAGSGNSKNNGASGAEINGYASQIKSAIESKFYDASSYSGKTCTLRIKLAPDGLLLDIQSEGGDPALCQAAISAARQAKIPKPPSQAVYEVFKNAPLLFKPQ; encoded by the coding sequence GTGGCAAAGGCAACCGAACAAAACGATAAGCTGAAACGCGCGATCATCATTTCCGTAGTGCTGCATGTATTGCTCATTGCACTGCTGATCTGGAGTTCGTTCGATGAGCATATCAATGAAGACGCGGCGGGCGGCGGCGGCGGATCGGCTATCGACGCCGTGATGGTCGATCCCGGCGCGGTAGTGCAGCAGTACAACCGCCAGCAGCAACAGCAGGCAAGCGCTAAGCAAGCCGCCGAGCAGCGCGAGAAACAGGCGCAGCAGCAGGAGGAAGAACTGCGCGAGAAACAGGCTGCCGAACAGGAGCGCCTGAAAAAGCTTGAGCAGGAGCGTCTTGAGGCACAGGAGAAAGCGCAGCAGCAGGCGGAACAGCAGAAACAGGCTGAAGAAGCCGCGAAGCGCGCGCAGGAGCAACAGAAGCAGGCGGAAGAGGCGGCAGCCAAAGCCGCAGCAGACGCAAAAGCGAAAGCTGACGCCCAGGCGAAAGCCGCGGAAGAGGCGGCGAAGAAAGCCGCCGCCGACGCGCAGAAAAAAGCGCAGGAGGAGGCCGCTAAAGCCGCCGCCGCCGCGAAGAAAGCGCAGGAAGAGGCAGAGAAAAAAGCGGCCGCCGATGCGGCGAAAAAAGCGCAGCAGGACGCCGAGAAGAAAGCGGCAGCCGAGGCTGCGAAGAAAGCCGCAGCCGAAAAAGCCGCAGCCGAAAAAGCGGCCGCGGCCGAGAAAGCGGCAGCAGAAAAAGCGGCGGCCGAGAAGAAAGCCGCTGCAGCGGAAAAAGCGGCCGCGGAAAAAGCTGCCGCCGAGAAAGCCGCTGCTGATAAGAAAGCGGCAGCTGAAAAAGCTGCGGCGAAGAAAGCTGCAGCCGCGAAAGCCGCGGCAGAGAAAGCGGCCGCGGCGGAAGGCGTCGACGATCTGCTTGGCGATCTCAGCTCAGGTAAGAATGCGCCGAAAACCGGCGGCGGGGCGAAAGGCAGTAATGCAGCGCCGGCGGGAAGCGGTAATAGTAAGAACAACGGTGCCAGCGGCGCTGAAATCAATGGCTACGCCTCGCAGATAAAGTCGGCCATTGAAAGCAAGTTCTATGATGCGTCATCGTATTCAGGCAAAACCTGTACGCTGCGTATTAAACTTGCACCGGACGGCTTACTGCTGGATATCCAGTCGGAAGGGGGCGATCCTGCGCTTTGCCAGGCAGCTATTTCCGCCGCCCGACAGGCTAAGATTCCTAAACCGCCAAGCCAGGCTGTTTATGAAGTCTTTAAAAACGCGCCGTTGCTTTTCAAACCACAGTGA
- the tolR gene encoding colicin uptake protein TolR, giving the protein MARTRGRGRRDLKSEINIVPLLDVLLVLLLIFMATAPIITQSVEVDLPDATDSQTVSSNDNPPVIIEVSGVGQYSVVVEKDRMDQLPAEQIVAEAQRRLQENPKTVFLIGGAKEVPYDEIIKALNLLHQAGVKSVGLMTQPI; this is encoded by the coding sequence ATGGCCAGAACACGTGGACGTGGTCGTCGTGATCTGAAATCTGAAATCAACATCGTCCCGCTGCTGGACGTGCTGCTGGTACTGCTGCTGATTTTTATGGCGACAGCGCCCATCATCACCCAGAGCGTGGAAGTGGATTTGCCGGACGCCACGGATTCCCAGACCGTCAGCAGTAATGACAACCCGCCGGTGATTATTGAAGTCTCCGGCGTGGGCCAGTACAGCGTGGTGGTGGAAAAAGACCGTATGGATCAGCTGCCTGCCGAGCAAATTGTTGCCGAGGCGCAGCGTCGCCTGCAGGAGAACCCGAAAACGGTCTTTTTAATCGGTGGCGCCAAAGAGGTTCCTTACGACGAGATTATTAAAGCGCTGAACCTGTTACATCAGGCTGGCGTAAAATCTGTCGGCTTAATGACGCAGCCTATCTGA
- the tolQ gene encoding Tol-Pal system protein TolQ has translation MTDMNILDLFLKASLLVKLIMLILIGFSIASWAIIIQRTRILNAASREAEAFEDKFWSGIELSRLYQESQGRRENLSGSEQIFYAGFKEFARLHRANSHAPEAIVEGASRAMRISMNRELETLETHIPFLGTVGSISPYIGLFGTVWGIMHAFIALGAVKQATLQMVAPGIAEALIATAIGLFAAIPAVMAYNRLNQRVNKLELNYDNFMEEFTAILHRQAFTSTSTSESNKG, from the coding sequence GTGACTGACATGAATATCCTTGATTTGTTCCTGAAGGCAAGTCTTCTGGTCAAACTTATCATGTTGATTTTGATTGGTTTTTCAATCGCGTCCTGGGCCATCATCATTCAACGAACGCGCATCCTCAATGCTGCGTCGCGCGAAGCGGAAGCCTTTGAAGATAAATTCTGGTCGGGCATTGAGCTCTCTCGCCTGTATCAGGAGAGCCAGGGGCGTCGCGAAAACCTCTCCGGCTCCGAGCAGATCTTCTACGCCGGTTTTAAAGAGTTCGCCCGTCTGCATCGCGCCAACAGCCATGCGCCGGAAGCGATTGTCGAAGGGGCTTCGCGTGCGATGCGTATCTCAATGAATCGCGAGCTTGAAACCCTCGAAACGCATATCCCGTTCCTCGGCACAGTAGGTTCCATCAGTCCGTACATCGGTCTGTTCGGCACCGTGTGGGGGATAATGCACGCCTTTATCGCGCTGGGCGCGGTGAAGCAGGCGACGTTGCAAATGGTGGCACCGGGTATCGCGGAAGCGCTTATCGCGACGGCGATCGGTCTGTTTGCCGCGATCCCGGCGGTAATGGCCTACAACCGTCTGAACCAGCGCGTGAACAAACTGGAGCTGAATTACGACAACTTTATGGAAGAGTTCACGGCTATCCTGCATCGCCAGGCTTTCACCAGCACTAGCACCAGCGAAAGCAACAAGGGGTAA
- the ybgC gene encoding tol-pal system-associated acyl-CoA thioesterase codes for MSTTLFRWPVRVYYEDTDAGGVVYHASYVAFYERARTEMLRHHHFSQQDLLAERVAFVVRRMSLEYLAPARLDDMLEVQTEITTLRGTSMVFRQRIVNAENQLLNEAEVLIVCVDPLLMKPRALPKSIVAEFKQ; via the coding sequence GTGAGCACAACGCTGTTTCGATGGCCGGTTCGTGTCTATTACGAAGACACCGACGCCGGTGGTGTGGTTTACCACGCCAGTTACGTCGCCTTTTATGAAAGAGCACGCACAGAGATGCTGCGCCACCACCACTTTAGTCAGCAAGATTTACTGGCGGAGCGAGTAGCCTTTGTGGTTCGCAGGATGTCGCTTGAATATCTTGCGCCTGCCCGACTCGACGATATGCTCGAAGTCCAGACCGAAATTACAACGCTGCGTGGCACCTCCATGGTGTTCAGGCAACGGATTGTTAACGCGGAAAACCAGCTCCTCAATGAAGCCGAGGTGCTGATTGTCTGCGTTGATCCACTCTTAATGAAGCCTCGTGCGCTTCCCAAGTCTATTGTCGCGGAGTTCAAGCAGTGA
- the ybgE gene encoding cyd operon protein YbgE: MKRLITALYALMDKSPLRALSLIMALVLAGCIFWDPSRFAAKTSGLEIWQGLFLMWAVCAGVIHGVGFRLRAVHWQGIFCPLIAFLVMLAGLIFFFA; encoded by the coding sequence ATGAAACGCCTCATTACCGCGCTTTACGCGCTGATGGATAAGAGCCCGTTAAGGGCTCTTTCCTTAATCATGGCGCTGGTGCTGGCCGGTTGCATCTTCTGGGACCCGTCGCGCTTCGCGGCGAAGACCAGCGGCCTTGAAATCTGGCAGGGCTTGTTCCTGATGTGGGCCGTCTGCGCGGGTGTGATTCACGGCGTGGGCTTTCGTCTGCGCGCTGTCCACTGGCAGGGAATTTTCTGCCCGCTAATCGCCTTTCTGGTGATGCTGGCCGGGTTGATTTTTTTCTTCGCCTGA
- the cydX gene encoding cytochrome bd-I oxidase subunit CydX, producing MWYFAWILGTLLACAFGIITALALEHVEATKAGKVES from the coding sequence ATGTGGTATTTCGCCTGGATTCTCGGAACGCTTCTGGCCTGTGCTTTCGGAATCATTACCGCGCTGGCGCTGGAACACGTCGAAGCGACCAAAGCCGGTAAAGTCGAGTCGTGA
- the cydB gene encoding cytochrome d ubiquinol oxidase subunit II: MIDYEVLRLVWWLLVGILLIGFAVTDGFDMGVGMLTRILGRTDTERRVMINSIAPHWDGNQVWLITAGGALFAAWPLVYAAAFSGFYVAMILVLASLFFRPVGFDYRSKIEDMRWRNMWDWGVFAGSFVPPLVIGVAFGNLLQGVPFHFDKYQGMFYTGNFFQLLNPFGLLAGVVSVAMILTQGATYLQMRTTGELHLRSRTTAQISALVMMVCFVLAGVWVMYGIDGYVVTSAIDPRAASNPMNKEVVRQAGAWFTNFNHMPALWAIPALGVVLPLLTVLASRLEKGAWAFVFSSLTLACVILTAGIAMFPFIMPSSTMLNASLTMWDATSSQLTLTVMTYVAAVFVPIILLYTTWCYWKMFGRITKEHIESNTHSLY; encoded by the coding sequence ATGATCGATTATGAAGTACTACGTTTGGTCTGGTGGCTGCTGGTTGGCATTCTGCTGATTGGTTTTGCGGTTACCGATGGCTTTGATATGGGGGTCGGCATGCTGACCCGCATCCTGGGGCGCACCGACACCGAGCGCCGCGTGATGATTAACTCCATCGCGCCGCACTGGGACGGCAACCAGGTATGGCTTATCACTGCAGGCGGCGCGCTGTTCGCGGCCTGGCCGCTGGTGTATGCCGCCGCGTTCTCTGGTTTTTATGTCGCGATGATCCTGGTGCTCGCCTCGCTGTTCTTCCGTCCGGTCGGCTTTGACTACCGCTCGAAGATTGAAGATATGCGCTGGCGTAACATGTGGGACTGGGGCGTATTCGCCGGTAGCTTTGTGCCGCCGCTGGTGATTGGCGTGGCGTTCGGCAACCTGCTGCAGGGCGTGCCGTTCCACTTCGATAAATATCAGGGCATGTTCTACACCGGTAACTTTTTCCAGCTGCTGAACCCGTTTGGCTTGCTGGCAGGTGTTGTGAGCGTGGCGATGATCCTGACTCAGGGTGCGACCTATCTGCAAATGCGTACCACCGGCGAGCTGCACCTGCGTTCCCGCACCACCGCGCAGATCTCAGCCCTGGTGATGATGGTCTGCTTCGTGCTGGCGGGCGTCTGGGTGATGTACGGTATTGATGGTTATGTGGTGACGTCCGCCATCGATCCGCGTGCGGCGTCTAACCCGATGAACAAAGAAGTGGTTCGTCAGGCGGGTGCCTGGTTTACTAACTTTAACCACATGCCTGCACTGTGGGCGATCCCTGCGCTGGGCGTGGTGCTGCCGCTGCTGACCGTGCTGGCGTCGCGCCTGGAGAAAGGCGCCTGGGCGTTTGTATTCTCTTCTCTGACGCTGGCCTGCGTTATCCTAACTGCCGGTATCGCGATGTTCCCGTTCATCATGCCGTCCAGCACTATGCTGAACGCCAGCCTGACGATGTGGGACGCGACCTCCAGCCAGCTGACGCTGACCGTAATGACCTATGTCGCCGCGGTGTTCGTACCGATTATTTTGCTCTACACCACCTGGTGTTACTGGAAAATGTTTGGTCGTATCACCAAAGAGCATATCGAAAGCAACACGCATTCTCTGTACTGA
- the cydA gene encoding cytochrome ubiquinol oxidase subunit I, with product MLDIVELSRLQFALTAMYHFLFVPLTLGMAFLLAIMETVYVLSGKQIYKDMTKFWGKLFGINFALGVATGLTMEFQFGTNWSYYSHYVGDIFGAPLAIEGLMAFFLESTFVGLFFFGWDRLSKVQHMAVTWLVALGSNLSALWILVANGWMQNPIASDFNFETMRMEMVSFSELVLNPVAQVKFVHTVAAGYCTGAMFILGISAWYMLKGRDFAFAKRSFAIAASFGMAAVLSVIVLGDESGYEMGDVQKTKLAAIEAEWETQPAPAAFTLFGIPDQKTQENRFAIQIPYALGIIATRSVDTPVIGLKDLLVQHEARIRNGMKAYALLEQLRSGSNDQALRDEFNSVKKDLGYGLLLKRYTDNVANATEAQIQKATQDSIPSVAPLYFSFRIMVLCGILMLLIIGASFWSVIRNRIGDKKWLLRAAFYGIPLPWIAVESGWFVAEYGRQPWAIGEVLPTAVAHSNLSAGDILFSMVLICGLYTLFLVAELFLMFKFARLGPSSLKTGRYHFEQSTVASQPAR from the coding sequence ATGTTAGATATAGTCGAACTGTCGCGCTTACAGTTTGCCTTGACCGCGATGTACCACTTCCTTTTTGTGCCGCTGACGCTCGGTATGGCGTTCCTGCTGGCCATTATGGAAACGGTCTACGTCCTCTCTGGTAAACAAATCTATAAAGACATGACCAAGTTCTGGGGCAAGTTGTTTGGTATCAACTTTGCACTGGGCGTGGCGACCGGCTTGACCATGGAGTTCCAGTTCGGGACTAACTGGTCTTACTATTCACACTATGTAGGCGATATCTTCGGTGCCCCGCTGGCTATCGAAGGCCTGATGGCATTCTTCCTTGAATCGACCTTCGTCGGCCTGTTCTTCTTCGGCTGGGATCGTCTGAGCAAAGTGCAGCACATGGCCGTGACCTGGCTGGTGGCGCTGGGCTCCAACCTCTCCGCACTGTGGATCCTGGTGGCGAACGGCTGGATGCAGAACCCGATCGCTTCTGATTTCAACTTCGAAACCATGCGTATGGAGATGGTGAGCTTCTCCGAGCTGGTGCTGAACCCGGTTGCGCAGGTGAAATTCGTTCACACGGTGGCTGCAGGCTACTGCACCGGCGCGATGTTCATTCTGGGCATCAGCGCATGGTACATGCTGAAAGGCCGCGATTTCGCCTTCGCCAAACGCTCTTTCGCTATCGCGGCGAGCTTCGGCATGGCGGCGGTGCTTTCCGTTATCGTACTGGGTGACGAATCTGGCTACGAAATGGGTGACGTGCAGAAAACCAAACTAGCCGCTATCGAAGCCGAGTGGGAAACCCAGCCGGCACCGGCCGCGTTTACGCTGTTTGGTATTCCGGATCAGAAAACCCAGGAAAACCGCTTCGCGATTCAGATCCCTTACGCGCTTGGTATTATCGCCACCCGCTCTGTGGATACGCCGGTGATTGGTCTTAAAGATCTGCTGGTGCAGCACGAAGCGCGCATCCGTAACGGCATGAAAGCCTACGCGCTGCTGGAGCAACTGCGTTCCGGCTCGAACGACCAGGCGCTTCGCGACGAATTTAATAGCGTGAAGAAAGACCTCGGTTATGGCCTGCTGCTGAAGCGTTATACCGATAACGTGGCTAACGCGACCGAAGCGCAGATCCAGAAAGCGACGCAGGATTCTATTCCGAGCGTGGCGCCGCTGTACTTCTCGTTCCGTATCATGGTGCTGTGCGGCATCCTGATGCTGCTGATTATCGGTGCGTCCTTCTGGTCCGTTATTCGCAACCGTATCGGCGATAAAAAATGGCTCCTGCGCGCGGCGTTTTACGGTATTCCGCTGCCGTGGATCGCGGTGGAATCGGGCTGGTTTGTGGCGGAGTATGGCCGTCAGCCGTGGGCTATCGGTGAAGTTCTGCCGACCGCGGTGGCGCACTCTAACCTGTCTGCGGGCGACATCCTCTTCTCTATGGTGCTGATCTGCGGCCTGTACACGCTCTTCCTGGTGGCGGAACTGTTCCTGATGTTCAAATTCGCCCGCCTGGGGCCGAGCAGCCTGAAAACGGGTCGCTACCACTTTGAGCAGTCCACTGTGGCTTCTCAGCCGGCACGCTAA